From the Prunus dulcis chromosome 4, ALMONDv2, whole genome shotgun sequence genome, one window contains:
- the LOC117626751 gene encoding molybdopterin synthase catalytic subunit translates to MAAEDKDLVEILEEHNQIDIAKYINYVSAPQAGAVATFSGTTRDTFEGKTVLELRYEAYVPMALRCMKSICSSARSSWNLLSIAVAHCLGPVPVGETSVFIAVSAVHRADALDACKFVIDEIKASVPIWKKEVYSNGEVWKENSEFLERRLDLGKKYEIWNQKEIEVEVERHTRKSCCGAKVKVIEEGDKK, encoded by the coding sequence ATGGCTGCTGAGGACAAAGATCTTGTGGAAATTTTAGAGGAGCATAACCAAATTGACATTGCCAAATATATCAATTATGTGAGTGCCCCACAGGCAGGTGCTGTTGCAACATTTTCTGGTACCACGCGCGACACCTTTGAAGGCAAAACAGTCTTGGAGCTTAGATATGAAGCGTATGTGCCCATGGCACTACGGTGCATGAAGTCCATTTGTTCATCTGCTAGATCATCCTGGAATCTCCTCTCCATTGCAGTCGCCCACTGCCTCGGCCCAGTTCCAGTTGGTGAAACAAGTGTTTTCATTGCAGTCTCAGCCGTTCATCGGGCTGATGCATTGGATGCTTGTAAATTTGTGATTGATGAGATAAAGGCATCAGTTCCAATATGGAAGAAGGAGGTTTACAGTAATGGAGAGGTTTGGAAGGAGAATTCAGAGTTCCTGGAGCGAAGGCTGGATCTTGGGAAAAAATATGAGATATGGaatcaaaaagaaattgaagttgaagttgagAGGCATACTAGGAAGAGCTGTTGTGGGGCTAAGGTAAAGGTCATTGAGGAAGGAGATAAAAAATGA